In Arachis hypogaea cultivar Tifrunner chromosome 2, arahy.Tifrunner.gnm2.J5K5, whole genome shotgun sequence, a genomic segment contains:
- the LOC112742962 gene encoding PH, RCC1 and FYVE domains-containing protein 1 has translation MADPASYGNYDRDIEQALIILKKGSQLVKYCRKGKPKVVPFRLSADETKLIWLSHGKEKSLKLSSVSRIVPGQRTAVFRRYLRPEKDYLSFSLIYKKGERSLDLICKDKAEVEVWFAGLNALISSGHNSKRPRSEFTDDCSDFAHNERPFGVALEFASTIARGRFSVDSSSHESSLDSAGSDVAPEASNMPVRTSGGDGSSRISVSSVGCASSVLSGQDDIESLGDVFIWGRIWAHGASHDGFGSQVLSTKNVLTPKSLESNIVIDVHQIGCGVHHIALITRQGEVFTWGDDSGGRLGHGLHKNRGRLQLVESLAVTSVGFVACGEYHTCALSTHGDIFTWGDDIHNAGLLGHGTDVSHWIPKKIGGPLDGLLVVSVACGTWHSALVTSIGKLFTFGDGKFGVLGHGDRDSVSYPKEVRLMCGQRAIKVACGVWHTAAIIEVVDHCGTNASSSRKLFTWGDGDQYRLGHASKNTYLQPTCVSALSDYSFHQVACGTTMTVALTASGQVFTMGETKYGQLGNPMSNGRTPSLVKDNLVGEVVEDISCGSHHVAVVTSKGELYTWGRGANGRLGHGDTDDHNTPILVEAFRDRHVKHVSCGSSFTFCVCIHKWISGADQSLCSGCRQPFGFTRKRHNCYNCGLVYCHPCSSKKSIRAALAPTPSKPHRVCDSCYSKLKVPETSSASSTYNKDVTRAHRKERFDTREAKNAKILSSPSTDPVKYFETLTGKNITLHDSSSTVRVAQAPLRIPMDNVFPSSSSVMQNASVPVTQSTQPPTPPTPSNLRPPSPYARRPSPPRSSSPGFSRSLIDSLKKTNDLLNQEVSKLKNQNQNLKQKSDMQDIKIRELEKKIEESTSLVKEESSKHRILKEYLQCMTDQLREVTENLPPVPDYESLITLHTHAETFLKENMEFKSLFASTLESRSQSANDLHGAHNDSRKQPEQKMEETVDAAGAGSSMNGGNALQESNESSLLSPNKPRSSNPHRPGNEKQEEIVTIEQFERGVYVTFVELPSGGKVFKRIRFSKRKFDETQAAEWWNQNKDRVLMKYSPESVQDAATGSSISPTRS, from the exons ATGGCAGATCCAGCTAGTTATGGGAATTATGACCGTGATATTGAGCAA gcactaattattttaaaaaagggCAGTCAATTAGTAAAGTATTGTCGAAAAGGGAAGCCAAAAGTTGTTCCATTTAGGCTCTCAGCA GATGAAACAAAGCTGATTTGGCTTTCTCATGGAAAGGAAAAGAGTCTAAAGTTATCTTCTGTTTCACGCATAGTCCCTGGACAGAGAACA GCTGTCTTTAGAAGATATTTGCGCCCTGAAAAGGACTACCTGTCATTTTCACTTATTTACAAAAAAGGGGAACGATCACTTGATTTG ATCTGCAAGGACAAAGCTGAGGTGGAGGTATGGTTTGCGGGCCTTAACGCATTAATATCTTCTGGACATAATAGTAAGCGCCCTAGAAGTGAGTTTACAGAT GATTGTTCTGACTTTGCTCATAATGAACGTCCTTTTGGAGTGGCATTAGAGTTTGCTTCAACCATCGCCCGTGGCAGGTTTTCTGTGGATTCATCTTCTCATGAGTCTTCATTGGATTCAGCAGGATCAGATGTGGCACCAGAAGCTTCAAATATGCCAGTGAGGACAAGTGGAGGAGATGGTTCTTCTCGTATCAGTGTGTCAAGTGTTGGCTGTGCAAGTAGTGTATTGTCCGGACAAGACGACATAGAATCTCTCGGAGATGTCTTCATATGGGGAAGAATTTGGGCACATGGAGCCTCACATGATGGGTTTGGGAGTCAGGTCCTTTCGACAAAGAATGTGCTAACTCCTAAGTCATTAGAGTCTAATATTGTTATTGATGTTCATCAGATCGGGTGTGGTGTACATCACATTGCTCTCATTACAAGGCAAGGAGAGGTGTTTACATGGGGAGATGACTCTGGAGGGAGACTTGGTCATGGGCTTCATAAAAATCGTGGGAGACTGCAACTCGTGGAGTCTTTAGCTGTTACTAGTGTAGGTTTTGTTGCATGTGGTGAATACCATACTTGTGCTCTGTCTACACATGGTGATATATTTACTTGGGGTGATGACATACATAATGCAGGACTTCTTGGGCATGGCACTGATGTGAGCCATTGGATACCAAAGAAGATTGGAGGACCTTTAGATGGACTTCTCGTTGTATCTGTAGCATGTGGCACATGGCATTCAGCATTGGTTACCTCCATTGGAAAACTGTTTACCTTTGGTGATGGAAAATTCGGTGTCTTGGGCCATGGAGATCGAGATAGTGTATCATATCCGAAGGAGGTGCGCTTAATGTGTGGACAAAGGGCAATCAAAGTTGCATGTGGAGTATGGCACACTGCAGCAATTATAGAGGTTGTTGATCATTGTGGTACAAATGCATCTTCATCTAGGAAGCTTTTCACATGGGGCGATGGCGACCAATATCGTCTTGGCCATGCTAGCAAGAATACCTATCTTCAACCAACTTGTGTCTCTGCACTGAGTGACTATAGTTTTCATCAGGTAGCATGTGGGACCACTATGACTGTTGCCCTCACTGCCTCTGGTCAGGTCTTTACTATGGGAGAAACTAAATATGGTCAACTAGGAAATCCAATGTCCAATGGAAGAACACCAAGTCTGGTCAAAGATAATTTAGTGGGTGAGGTTGTAGAGGACATATCATGTGGTTCACATCATGTGGCTGTGGTGACTTCAAAAGGTGAACTATATACATGGGGCAGAGGTGCCAATGGAAGATTGGGACATGGAGACACAGATGACCATAACACACCAATTTTGGTTGAAGCCTTTAGAGACAGACACGTAAAGCATGTTTCGTGTGGCTCAAGCTTTACATTTTGTGTATGCAtacataagtggatttctggagcTGACCAATCACTTTGCTCGGGTTGCCGGCAACCATTTGGTTTTACAAGAAAAAGGCATAATTGTTATAATTGTGGATTGGTGTATTGCCATccttgtagctccaaaaagtcAATAAGAGCAGCATTGGCTCCAACACCTAGCAAACCACATCGTGTGTGTGACTCTTGTTATTCTAAGCTTAAAGTTCCTGAGACTAGCAGTGCTTCTTCCACTTATAATAAGGATGTTACTCGTGCTCATAGAAAGGAAAGATTTGATACAAGAGAGGCAAAGAATGCAAAAATTCTCTCATCTCCCAGCACCGATCCTGTAAAATACTTTGAGACATTGACGGGTAAGAATATAACTTTGCATGACTCTTCTTCCACAGTCCGAGTTGCTCAAGCTCCTTTGCGTATTCCAATGGATAATGTGTTTCCAAGTTCATCTAGTGTCATGCAGAATGCTTCTGTTCCCGTTACACAATCAACTCAACCTCCAACTCCACCTACACCAAGTAATTTAAGACCTCCATCACCGTATGCAAGGAGACCAAGTCCACCACGTTCTAGTTCCCCCGGATTTTCAAGAAGCCTCATTGATAGTTTAAAGAAGACAAATGATCTTTTGAATCAAGAAGTCTCTAAATTAAAAAACCAA AATCAAAATTTGAAGCAGAAGAGTGACATGCAAGATATCAAGATTCGGGAACTTGAGAAAAAGATTGAGGAATCTACCTCATTGGTTAAAGAGGAATCATCTAAGCATAGAATACTGAAGGAATATCTCCAGTGCATGACAGATCAG TTGAGGGAAGTGACTGAGAACTTGCCACCAGTTCCTGACTATGAATCTTTAATTACCTTGCATACTCATGCTGAGACATTTcttaaagaaaatatggaattcaAATCCTTATTTGCATCAACGTTGGAATCAAGGTCACAAAGTGCAAATGATTTACATGGCGCACACAATGACTCTCGTAAACAGCCAGaacaaaaaatggaagaaaccgTTGATGCTGCTGGAGCTGGTTCATCTATGAATGGAGGAAATGCTCTTCAAGAAAGCAATGAGTCATCTTTGTTGAGTCCAAATAAGCCAAGATCATCTAATCCACACAGACCCGGGAATGAGAAACAAGAAGAAATAGTGACCATCGAACAATttgaacgtggtgtttatgtaaCATTTGTAGAATTACCTTCTGGTGGAAAAGTTTTTAAACGAATTAGATTCAG TAAGCGCAAATTTGACGAGACTCAAGCAGCAGAATGGTGGAACCAAAACAAAGATAGGGTGCTTATGAAATATAGTCCAGAATCTGTACAGGATGCAGCTACTGGCTCATCTATTAGCCCCACCAGAAGTTGA
- the LOC112742971 gene encoding uncharacterized protein, translated as MASSCSFSFPNSSSFVMARALSQPLAPSMPLISIPSTTRTRSTLRHLVCACHGQKNALEYRKLGDSDLNISEITLGTMTFGEQNTEKESHGILSYAFENGINALDTAEAYPIPMKKETQGRTDLYIASWLKSQSRDKIILATKVCGYSERSSYLRDNAKVLRVDAANIKESVEKSLKRLGTDYIDLLQIHWPDRYVPLFGAYSYDPSQWRLSVPFVEQLQAFQELINEGKVRYIGVSNETSYGVMEFVHAAKVEGLPKIVSIQNSYSFLARLRFEIDLVEVCHPNNCNIGLLSYSPLGGGSLTGKYIDINSEAAKKGRLNLFPGYMERYNKSIAREATVQYLELAKRHALTPVELALGFVRDRPFMTSSIIGATSLDQLKEDIDAFTKTERPLPAEVMADIEDIFKRYKDPSIL; from the exons ATGGCATCCTCCTGCTCCTTCTCCttcccaaattcttcttccttTGTCATGGCACGTGCCCTTTCTCAACCCCTCGCACCATCAATGCCTCTCATTTCTATACCTTCAACAACAAGAACTAGAAGCACCTTGAGGCATCTCGTTTGTGCTTGCCATGGCCAGAAGAACGCATTGGAATATAGGAAGCTTGGTGACTCTGACCTCAACATCAGTGAAATCACTCTTGGAAct ATGACGTTTGGGGAGCAGAACACAGAGAAAGAATCTCATGGCATTCTCAGTTATGCATTTGAGAATGGCATTAATGCTTTGGATACTGCTGAGGCG TATCCAATTCCAATGAAGAAAGAGACACAGGGAAGAACTGATCTGTATATTGCTAGTTGGCTGAAGTCTCAATCTCGTGACAAG ATTATTTTAGCAACAAAAGTATGTGGTTATTCCGAGAGGTCAAGTTACCTACGTGACAATGCAAAAGTTTTGCGGGTAGATGCTGCAAATATAAAGGAAAGTGTAGAGAAAAGTCTTAAGCGCCTTGGCACTGATTATATTGATCTGTTACAAATTCACTG GCCAGATCGCTATGTTCCACTGTTTGGTGCTTATTCCTATGATCCTTCACAATGGAGGCTGAGTGTCCCGTTCGTTGAACAGTTGCAAGCTTTTCAAGAACTTATCAATGAAGGAAAG GTACGCTACATAGGTGTATCTAACGAGACTTCTTATGGAGTGATGGAGTTTGTACATGCAGCTAAAGTTGAAGGACTTCCCAAGATTGTTAGTATTCAAAACAGCTATAGCTTCCTCGCTAGATTGCGGTTTGAAA TTGATCTTGTGGAAGTTTGCCATCCAAACAACTGTAACATTGGGTTGCTATCCTACTCCCCACTTGGAGGTGGATCACTCACTGGaaaatatatagatataaattCTGAAGCTGCAAAAAAGGGAAGGTTGAACCTCTTCCCTGGCTATATGGAAAGATATAACAAATCAATTGCACGG GAAGCAACTGTACAATATCTTGAATTGGCCAAAAGACATGCTCTAACTCCTGTTGAGCTTGCCCTTGGATTCGTAAGAGACCGTCCATTCATGACAAGCTCAATCATTGGTGCTACCTCTCTGGACCAACTCAAAGAAGACATTGATGCTTTCACAAAAACTGAGCGCCCCTTACCAGCAGAAGTTATGGCTGACATTGAAGACATTTTCAAGAGATACAAAGATCCTTCCATTCTGTAA